DNA from Deinococcus cellulosilyticus NBRC 106333 = KACC 11606:
GTGGACCTTTGGGAGGCCTTCCGGGTCCTGGATTCCAGTTGCAGCCCGGAAGCCCTGCTGAACCTTCCTCTCAACCTGAGCACCCAGTTTGATCTGGCTGCCCTTGAAGACCAGAGGGTCCTGTACCGCACCCGGCTTGAACGTGCCCTGGTGCAGGCCGGGGAGCAGGTGCTGCACCAGAACCCCATTCAGGCAACCACCCTCGCAGAACGCGCCCTGATGCTGGAAAAAGCTTCCGAAGATGCCACCCGCCTGCTGATGCGCTGTGCCCACCTGCAAGGTCAGATGGACGTGCTGCACCGCAGTTACCAGCGTTGCGAGCAGGCGCTGGAAGACCTGGGCCTCAGGCCTTCCAGCCAGACCCGGAACCTGTATGTGGAATTGAATCGAGCACTGCTGCATTGAAGACAAGTCATGGGTTTCATCCAGAAGGACAGGACGGGCCAGAGACCCGTCCTGTGCAGTTTTGAGACCGCCCATCTCCTCCTGCCCCTCTGCAGGGTCCACCGGATGGGCTCTGTCAGAGGCCTGAGAGGCAAAATGGTGTAGCATCTTTTAAAACCATCTGCAACAGCAGTCAAACGTGCATTTCATGTGCAGCTCTTTTCCTATATTGAGTGTGTTTCTTCCTGTTCCCCGGAGTTTCCATGTCCCTGTCCTTCCGTCCCTCCATCACCGAACTGGCCCTCAAGTGGCCCAACCATGCTGAAGACAGGTTCGCAGCCCTCTTTGCACAGGCCTTGCACTGCAGCAAGGCAGCAGTGTGGTTGCAGTCACAGGATGAACCCACAGGAGTCCTGAAACCTCTGGGCACATATGGCATCCATCCAGATGAACGTCCTTTGCTGGAAAACGCCCGCATCAACCTGAAAGAACCTTCGCTGGGTCAGCAGGCCCAGCAGGGGGAGTACATTCAACTGGTCTGGACCCGGGACCTGAACAAAATGGGAGCCGCCGAGCACCTGCTGATGCGGGCTTATGGTCTGGACACCCTGTTCTGTTGTGCCCTCAGGCTGCCCGATGATACCCTGGGCCTGATCTATGCTGCCAGCGAAGAGGATCTGGAGCCCACCACCCAGCAGATTGTGCGTGCAGCACAGGTGGCAGAGGGCCTCACCATTGGGCTGCACCGCTCACAGTTGAAAGATGTGGCAAAGCAGACCCGTCAGGAGCTGCAAAACATTCTGCAGCACTCTCCTGACATGATCATCACCCGCAAGGGCACCATGTACACCTCGGTCAGCGATGCAGTGCAGCAGATTCTGGGTTACCGCCCAGACGAGATGGTGGGGCGCAGCATCACCGAATTCATCCACCCAGAGGACCTGGAGCCCACCCTGAAGCTGGTCCGGGAACACCTTGAGGAGCAGCAATCCATCCGGCATTACCGCTGCCGTTTTGTTCACAAAGACGGCCACGCTGTGCACATGTCCTGGAACACCGCCCTGCAGGAGGGGGACCGGGTGGTGGCTGTTGGCAGGGACATCAGCGACATTGTGGAAGCCAGGGCCCGCATTCAGGAAAGTGAAAACCGTTTTCGCACCATTGCCAACAGCGCACCGGTCATGCTGTGGATGATGGATGCAAAGCAGCAGTGCACCTTCTTCAATGATGGCTGGCTTTCCTTCCGGGGCCGCACCCTGGAACAGGAACTGGGCTGGGGATGGGCCCAGGGGGTGCACCCTGATGATTTTGAGTCCTGCAATGTCGAGTTTCAGAAGCGCTGGGCCGCCAGAGAACCCTATGAAGTGGAATTCCGCATGTTGCATGTCTCCGGGGAGCACCGCTGGACGGTCTCTAGGGGTGTTCCGCACTTCAGTGAGCATGGGACATTCCTGGGTTACCTGGGAGGCTGCCTGGACATCCATGACCGCAAACTGGCCCAGAAAGTGCTGGAAGAACAGGACCTGCAACTGCGCGAGGTGATGCGCCTGCAAAAGCAGTTCATGCAGGATGCAGCCCACGAACTGCGCACTCCGCTCACCGCCATCCAGGGCAATCTGGAAATTCTCTCCAGACACTTCCACCTGCCAGACACTGAAAAGCAGGAGATTCTTTCAGAGGCCCTGTGGGAGACCATGCGCCTGGGCCGTCTGGTCAATGACATGCTGGTCCTGGCCCGAGGAGACATGGGGCTCAGCTTCAGGGTGGAGGATGTCCGTCTGGACCGCCTGCTGCGGGGCATCTGGCATGAGGTCTGTTCTGTGACCCCCACCCATCACTTCGAGCTCGGAGGGCTGGAGAGAACAGTGATTCAGGGAGACCACGAAAGGCTGGAGCAGATGTTTCAGGTGCTGCTGGAAAATGCCGTGCGTTACACCCCGGAAGGTGGAACCCTTCAGCTCAGTCTGCAACAACAGGGCCATCTGGCAGAACTTCGCCTGAAAGACACCGGGGTCGGCATCGGACCTGAAGACCTGCCTCGCGTCTTTGAGCGCTTCTACCGGGTGGACAAGGCCAGACAGCGCAACGATGATCCGGGAGGAACAGGTCTTGGCCTGCCCATTGCAAAATGGATTGTGGAAAACCACGATGGCAAAATCTGGCTTGACAGCGAACCAGACAGAGGAACCACTGTGGTGGTGCAGTTTCCTCTGAAATAAAGTCAAACAGCTGAATCAAAAAAGCCCGGAGGTCTCTCCGGGCTTTTGGATCTGGTCAGGCTCAATCTGCTGCAACAGTGCGAACAGCGGTTTCACGGTTTTTGAGGGGAATCTGAGGCACAAAGAAGCTGAGGAGGAGGGCCAGCAGTGAGATGTACAGTCCGGCCCAGAACAGGTGAATGATGCTGACGGCAAAACCTTCCTTGAGCCCGGCGTTGAGTTTCACAGCCAGTTCTTTTGCCTGCTGGTCCAGGCTGGTTTTCAGCTGTGCCAGCACCTGCGTTTTCATGGCGGCTGGTGTGCGGTCGGCATTTGAAACGAGGGTTTTCAATTGCTCAGGGGTCTGAGGGTCGGCCAGCACTGCAGCCTGGGCCTTCTGGTCCCCATTCAGGGCATTTTTGATGGTGGCGTACTGCTCATCGAAAGCCTTTTTCACCTGGGCAGTCATGTCCAGATTTCCGGTGAGGGCAGCGCTGCCTTCTCCACCGAACCCGGAGAAACTCTGCCCCTGCAGTCCAGGCATGCTGGGCATGTGCTTTGGAACTTCGGTGGTGAGGGTGTTGGTGAGAACGGTTCCGAAAATGGCCACCCCGATGGTCCCACCGATCTGGCGGAAGAACTGGCTTGCAGAGGTGGCCACACCGATCTCGGTGGGTTTCACAGCATTCTGCACGGCAAGGGTGAACACGCTCTGGGCAGGTCCGAGGCCGAGGCCCAGAATCACCATTCTCCAGACCATGTCCCACTGGGTGCTGTTGACACTGACGGTGGTGAGCAGGAACAGGCCAAGCACCATGATCAGGTTGCCCACAATCAAAACAGGCAGGTACTTCTTGATGCGGGCAATGATCGTCCCGGAGATGATGGAGGAGAAAATCATCCCGAACATCAGGGGCAGCATGGTGGTCCCGGAGTTGGTGGCGGAAATCCCCAGAACCTGTTGCATGAACAGGGGAAGGAACATCAGGGCACCCATGAAGGCCATGTTGATCACAATGGAGGTGATGCTGCTCATGGTGAACACTTTGTTCCTGAAGAGGGCCAGGTGAATGATCGGCTCTTTGACCCTGGATTCGGTGATCAGAAAGAGAACCAGAGACACCAGGGACACCCCAAACAGGGAAAGGATGCGGGCAGAATCCCAGGGGTAGGCGTGCCCACCCCAGGTGAGGGCCAGCAGCAAGGGCACGAAGGTGGTGATGATCAGACCTGCACCCACATAATCGATCCGGGGTTTTTTCTCCAGGCTCATCTTCAGCAGGGGCATGTGGGTCACCAGCATGTACAGGCTGATGATGCCGATGGGGAGGTTCACATAGAAGACCCATCTCCATCCGGCAATTTCATGCCCGAGGAAGTGCATGGTCCCGTGGTCGGTCAGGAAACCCCCAATGAAAGGACCCACCACACTGGACAGTCCGAACACTGCACCAAAGAGGCCCTGAATCTTGGAGCGTTCCTCGATGGGCACGATGTCAGCGATGACCGCAAAGGCGATGGTGAAAAGGGCTGCACCACCAAGGCCCTGAATGGCCCGGAAGACCACCAGCTGGGTCATGCCGTCTCCAAGGAGGGGCAGGGTGCCAAATTCACCAGCAAGTCCGCACAGCATGCTGCCCAGCAGGAAGATGATGACCCCGATGATCATGATGGGTTTGCGTCCATAAAGGTCAGAGAGTTTTCCGTAAATGGGAACCATGACGGTGCTGGAGAGCATGTAGGCTGTGGTGACCCAGGAGTAGAGTTCCAGGCCTTTGAGCTGCTCGATGATGCGGGGCATCGCGGTGGAGACGATGGTCTGGTCGAGAGCGCCCAGCAGCATCACCACCATGATGGAGCCCAGAATCAGGTTGCGTTCTCTGGGTGTGATCGTGATCTGTGTCATGCGTTTTCCTTTTCCTGAGGGGTTCTTTCTTTTTCGTAGATGGAATCGAGCAGTTTGCGCATCAGGGAGATGAAGGTGGAAAGCTCGTCTTCGGTGAGGCCACTGACCAGCGGGTGCACCGTGTTGTAGATGGTCTTTTGCACCTGCAGCCTCTTTTCCTCCCCTTCCGGGTTGATGGTCAGGATGGTGCGGCGGGAGTCTTTCGGGTCGATCTCGCGGGAAATGGTGCCAATCTGCATCAGGCGGTCAATGGAACGGCTGACCATGTCTCTGGGAATGCGCAGCCGGTCTGCAATCTCGCTGGGATAACGGGCACCATGGTGGATTTCCCGGGCAATGATCAGGTCTTTGAGCTGCAGGTTGTGTTCCTGCTCCAGACGCTGGGTCATGCGGCTTCCTAAAGCCTGGCCCAGTTCCTGATGGGTTTTGAGAAAATCGAAAAGCTGGGGGATCGGTGCATCCTGCATGTGATTGTTATAGCAGATAATTGCATCGTCCAACTATATGCACATGCAACTAAGCCATTGTGCTGAATTCAGGCTGAATGACCTGCACTCAGCGACAGGCTGCAGAAAAAACCCAGAGCTGGTTTTCAGGGATGTCAGGTCCATGGTTGATCCTCCTTGAACCTGCACAGTATGCAGCATTCCAGAAAAAACCAATGTGAGACGCAAGACGGCACCCGGAAATGGATTGTGCTATGGTGAAGACAGGAAGGCTGGGGACCTGTGCAGGTCCCCAGCCCTTTTGCTTTTCCAGCAAACCTCTCCTCAACTCATCCCATGCGGAAATTGAAGCGTCCGGCCTGCTTGACCTCGTACATCAGGCTGTCTGCCCGCTTGAGCAGGGCATCCACCGACTCCCCTGCAATCGCCCGGGTGATGCCTATGCTGACCCCGATGTGAATGTGGTTCTCCTCAATGTGAAAGGGCTCTCGCATGACTTTGAGGATGCGGTCGGCAATCTGGGTGAGCATGTCATCGGAAACATCTCCCCCCAGAATCACCGTGAATTCATCCCCGGCCAGACGGTACACCCGGTCCTGGGTGCGCACTGCGTGTTTGAGGCGCTGGGCCACTTCCTTGAGGACTTCATCTCCGGCCTGGTGACCATGGGTGTCATTGACCTGTTTGAAGTGGTCCAGGTCCAGAAAAGCCACGGCAAAAGGCCCAGAACGAAAACGACTGCGCAGGTAGGCATAAAAAGCATGTCTGTTCTCGGCAGCAGTCACCTGATCTTTGAAAGCAATGTCCTGCAGGTACAGCTGGTATTCCACATGGTCTGTGATGTCTTCAAACACCAGAAGCGTGCGATCTTTGCGCTGCATGGGGATGCGGGTCAACTGGAACCATCCCTGCCCCACCCAGCGGGAGTACACGGGTTCTTCCCGGCTGCTGGACACCTTGCTGTCCTTTTTGAGGGCTTTCCAGTTGAAGGTTTCTCCCTGCTGCCAGAGCACCCCGGTGATGCGTTCTGCTGCAGGGTTCAGCCCAATGATCTTCTCCCGATCATCGAGCAGCACGTAACCACTTGGAGAGTGGGCCATGATGGTCTGCAGGTCTTCATTGACCTGTTCGAATTCTGCCCTCAGCAAGCGCTGTTCCAGTTCACTGATCACCCGCGCAGAGAAGCGCTGCATGATGTCAATGTCGCGTGCTGTGAACTGGTGAGGCTCCTTGCAGATGCCCACAATGGCTCCCAGGCGGTAGCCATCTGGAGTTGCAAGGGGAACCCCCAGAAAAGACTGCACTCCGGGAACCTTTGCAGGAAGGGGAAGACGGTACCGGTCTGGATTTTGCACATCAGACACAGACACCGGCTGTCCAAACTGCAGCACATAATCACAGAGGATCACCAGTTGTTCGGCCTTCCCTTCTGGCAGGTGGGCACACACCCGGAACCATTCCCGGTTGTGGTTCATGAAGCTGATCACCACCCCACGCAGATTTAAAATGACGGCAAGATCTTCAGCAATTTTGTTGAATACCGCTTCATCCAGCGTGTCCAGGATGGAAAAACTGAACAGTCGGTCAATGCGTTGTTCTTGGGTGATGGTGTAGTGGGAGGGGCGCACAATATACTCCAGAGGAATTGATTTTCTACATGGTAGGGGAATTTGCAACAAGAAGAGTGAAAGAATTGTTGTAAGGGTAAACCCCGGGGTTTACAAAGCAGAGATGAAATTCTAACCGCCTTCAAATACAGAAATCAGCTTAACTTCAGCCAAAATTCAGGCTCCTTTCAAGAAGGGCATCTGCACAAAACAGATCCTCTTGGCGGAGGATCTGTTTTGTGCAGAATATTAGCAAGCCAGCTGTGTTATCGGGTGGTGATCAATTCAAGTTCAGCTGCCCCATAATAATGCGAAGGCCCCTGATTTGCGGGAATTGTGGATGTGTTGGTGGTTGGAGGGTTTGTGGTTGTGGTGGTTGTGTTGCTGGTGGAAGGCGACACCACAGGTGCTGAAACCCCGATGGCCCGTGCCACAGCAGTGGACAGTGCGGGTGTGTCCTGTTCGGTCATCACCTTGAAAAGACCGGTCAGGTTGCCCACGTTTTCGGTGAGGAGGTTCAGGGGCTGACTGGTGACCAGGGCCAGCACACGGCTCTTGCCCACAGGCTCAATGGCTGTGAAGTCAAAGTTGCCATATCGCAATCCAGGAAGCGTGATCACCTCGTTGGCCCGAATCTGGTTTTTGTCGTTGTAGGTGTTGGGGAACACCACCACCAGATTCCCATTGGGGTCCAGTTCAATGATGTTCAGGTAACCGGCCTTGCTGCTGCGCACTTTGAAAGAGATGCGCTCACCGAGCTTGTAGGAAGGCTGACTGGCCTGTGCTTCCACCTTGAACTGGGTTTTGTTGACCAGTTGCTGGAAAAGCTCAGATGGGCTGCTGGCATTCTGGACGGTGGCAGGAGGGGTCACCGCCGGAGCAGGGTCGGCGTCACCAAAGGCATAGAAATCACTGTTCAGCCACTTTTCGGGACCCGAGAGTTGGGGGGTGTGGGCCCTGGATCTGGCCCGCTGTTTGATCCAGTCCACCGCATAATTCCTTAAAGCCTCAAAGCTGATGGGTTTGGGCAGGGTGGAAAGGCCGTTGTAAACCGCCTGGGTGAAGGCACTGCCCTCCCCTTTTCTGAGGGCTCCGAGGGCCACCTGGTTTTCTGCAGCCGCAGAAAATTCAATGTAATTCTGGGTGTTCACAGCCTTGCTGGCATCCAGTGCGCCATCGTCCAGGGAGAATTCCTTGTTGCTTGCAATACCACACCCGGTGCTGGCCTTGTCCCAGAATTTGGTGTCTGCATCCACACCATCATCAATGTCAAAAAGGCTCTTGGTGACGGTGCCACTGAAGCAGGAATCAAACATCACCAGGATTTCCCTGGCCTTGACCTGCTGCAAGATGGTCTGGATCTCATCGTCGAGGATGACATTCAGATCGTAGGGCACAATGGACTCGTCACAGCCATCGGATTCATCACCGCTGCGGTCATTGACCTGGGCACCGTGACCGGAGTAATAGAAGATCACCCTGTCGTTGGGACCCACCCCTTCGGTGAGCCAGGTGCGCATCTGACTCAGGATGTTGGCACGGGTGGCCTGGCGGTCCAGCAACACAT
Protein-coding regions in this window:
- a CDS encoding PAS domain S-box protein yields the protein MSLSFRPSITELALKWPNHAEDRFAALFAQALHCSKAAVWLQSQDEPTGVLKPLGTYGIHPDERPLLENARINLKEPSLGQQAQQGEYIQLVWTRDLNKMGAAEHLLMRAYGLDTLFCCALRLPDDTLGLIYAASEEDLEPTTQQIVRAAQVAEGLTIGLHRSQLKDVAKQTRQELQNILQHSPDMIITRKGTMYTSVSDAVQQILGYRPDEMVGRSITEFIHPEDLEPTLKLVREHLEEQQSIRHYRCRFVHKDGHAVHMSWNTALQEGDRVVAVGRDISDIVEARARIQESENRFRTIANSAPVMLWMMDAKQQCTFFNDGWLSFRGRTLEQELGWGWAQGVHPDDFESCNVEFQKRWAAREPYEVEFRMLHVSGEHRWTVSRGVPHFSEHGTFLGYLGGCLDIHDRKLAQKVLEEQDLQLREVMRLQKQFMQDAAHELRTPLTAIQGNLEILSRHFHLPDTEKQEILSEALWETMRLGRLVNDMLVLARGDMGLSFRVEDVRLDRLLRGIWHEVCSVTPTHHFELGGLERTVIQGDHERLEQMFQVLLENAVRYTPEGGTLQLSLQQQGHLAELRLKDTGVGIGPEDLPRVFERFYRVDKARQRNDDPGGTGLGLPIAKWIVENHDGKIWLDSEPDRGTTVVVQFPLK
- a CDS encoding MDR family MFS transporter, translating into MTQITITPRERNLILGSIMVVMLLGALDQTIVSTAMPRIIEQLKGLELYSWVTTAYMLSSTVMVPIYGKLSDLYGRKPIMIIGVIIFLLGSMLCGLAGEFGTLPLLGDGMTQLVVFRAIQGLGGAALFTIAFAVIADIVPIEERSKIQGLFGAVFGLSSVVGPFIGGFLTDHGTMHFLGHEIAGWRWVFYVNLPIGIISLYMLVTHMPLLKMSLEKKPRIDYVGAGLIITTFVPLLLALTWGGHAYPWDSARILSLFGVSLVSLVLFLITESRVKEPIIHLALFRNKVFTMSSITSIVINMAFMGALMFLPLFMQQVLGISATNSGTTMLPLMFGMIFSSIISGTIIARIKKYLPVLIVGNLIMVLGLFLLTTVSVNSTQWDMVWRMVILGLGLGPAQSVFTLAVQNAVKPTEIGVATSASQFFRQIGGTIGVAIFGTVLTNTLTTEVPKHMPSMPGLQGQSFSGFGGEGSAALTGNLDMTAQVKKAFDEQYATIKNALNGDQKAQAAVLADPQTPEQLKTLVSNADRTPAAMKTQVLAQLKTSLDQQAKELAVKLNAGLKEGFAVSIIHLFWAGLYISLLALLLSFFVPQIPLKNRETAVRTVAAD
- a CDS encoding diguanylate cyclase domain-containing protein, whose translation is MRPSHYTITQEQRIDRLFSFSILDTLDEAVFNKIAEDLAVILNLRGVVISFMNHNREWFRVCAHLPEGKAEQLVILCDYVLQFGQPVSVSDVQNPDRYRLPLPAKVPGVQSFLGVPLATPDGYRLGAIVGICKEPHQFTARDIDIMQRFSARVISELEQRLLRAEFEQVNEDLQTIMAHSPSGYVLLDDREKIIGLNPAAERITGVLWQQGETFNWKALKKDSKVSSSREEPVYSRWVGQGWFQLTRIPMQRKDRTLLVFEDITDHVEYQLYLQDIAFKDQVTAAENRHAFYAYLRSRFRSGPFAVAFLDLDHFKQVNDTHGHQAGDEVLKEVAQRLKHAVRTQDRVYRLAGDEFTVILGGDVSDDMLTQIADRILKVMREPFHIEENHIHIGVSIGITRAIAGESVDALLKRADSLMYEVKQAGRFNFRMG
- a CDS encoding caspase family protein; translated protein: MNLKSASIKALGLLACLGLSSMSYAENRALLVGLAEYKDPKANLRGPETDVKLIQEVIGQIGFTPDQVHVLLDRQATRANILSQMRTWLTEGVGPNDRVIFYYSGHGAQVNDRSGDESDGCDESIVPYDLNVILDDEIQTILQQVKAREILVMFDSCFSGTVTKSLFDIDDGVDADTKFWDKASTGCGIASNKEFSLDDGALDASKAVNTQNYIEFSAAAENQVALGALRKGEGSAFTQAVYNGLSTLPKPISFEALRNYAVDWIKQRARSRAHTPQLSGPEKWLNSDFYAFGDADPAPAVTPPATVQNASSPSELFQQLVNKTQFKVEAQASQPSYKLGERISFKVRSSKAGYLNIIELDPNGNLVVVFPNTYNDKNQIRANEVITLPGLRYGNFDFTAIEPVGKSRVLALVTSQPLNLLTENVGNLTGLFKVMTEQDTPALSTAVARAIGVSAPVVSPSTSNTTTTTTNPPTTNTSTIPANQGPSHYYGAAELELITTR
- a CDS encoding MarR family winged helix-turn-helix transcriptional regulator → MQDAPIPQLFDFLKTHQELGQALGSRMTQRLEQEHNLQLKDLIIAREIHHGARYPSEIADRLRIPRDMVSRSIDRLMQIGTISREIDPKDSRRTILTINPEGEEKRLQVQKTIYNTVHPLVSGLTEDELSTFISLMRKLLDSIYEKERTPQEKENA